In Drosophila santomea strain STO CAGO 1482 chromosome 3L, Prin_Dsan_1.1, whole genome shotgun sequence, a single window of DNA contains:
- the LOC120448597 gene encoding LIM homeobox transcription factor 1-beta, with protein sequence MIDEHHPMQIGMFPMDIKCQQQQLGAGQLPQTGGLNQLLLNGNERMLTTPTTAATSVAVAVATGRSTGAKAGVAHNDKMASVSRNVNGSCSNHNISSSSSNNSNSSTNSSNMPINKQAMGMGSGTGTGTGTGTGTGHGPGPPNHAHCNRITLGECSLNGMDGFATPAAPPSASNTPQAPLGMAANSNSNSGMAMGMGMELGMAMAPPQLSQCAHCCQPICDRYIMRVVENSFHEGCLKCTACSLHLVHSCYAREGKLYCRVDYERLYIRNHCLGCGLKIAADELVMRCHENVFHLKCFACVVCGALLKKGEQYVVKQGQLFCRFDYEKEVEMLQGYDFYGDELFPPKLDGRRGPKRPRTILNTQQRRAFKASFEVSPKPCRKVRENLAKDTGLSLRIVQVWFQNQRAKVKKIQKKAKQEPPSKGASDSQDSQESLDSSLATKIKDEAHSDSESQLESPYSTTSEGLTRMRCTIKDEQEQVPFNCMETNKENCNKNSEPILNTILGLSYATFQQLMGPFAQTPMINPIDRLYSMQSSYFRPEELQSYGECGVKDSMDH encoded by the exons ATGATCGACGAACATCATCCCATGCAGATCGGAATGT TTCCGATGGACATAAAGtgtcaacagcagcaactgggAGCCGGCCAACTGCCGCAAACTGGGGGCCTCAATCAACTGCTGTTGAACGGAAATGAACGCATGTTAACAACACCaacgacagcagcaacatcggtggcggtggcagtggcaaccGGAAGGAGTACGGGTGCCAAAGCCGGAGTAGCCCACAATGACAAAATGGCGTCAGTCAGCAGAAATGTCAACGGAAGTTGCAGCAAccacaacatcagcagcagcagcagcaacaacagcaacagcagcaccaacagcagcaacatgccCATAAACAAGCAAGCGATGGGCATGGGTTCGGGCACAGGAACAGGcacaggaacaggaacaggaacaggacaTGGGCCAGGACCACCCAACCATGCCCACTGCAACCGCATCACTTTGGGCGAGTGCAGCCTCAATGGAATGGACGGCTTTGCCACGCCGGCAGCACCTCCATCGGCATCCAACACACCGCAAGCGCCTCTCGGAATGGCCGCCAACTCGAACTCCAATTCCGGCATGgccatgggcatgggcatggagCTGGGCATGGCGATGGCTCCGCCGCAGCTGAGTCAGTGCGCCCACTGCTGCCAGCCCATTTGCGATCGCTACATCATGCGCGTGGTGGAGAACTCCTTCCACGAGGGCTGCCTCAAGTGCACCGCCTGCTCGCTGCACCTGGTCCACTCCTGCTACGCGAGGGAGGGCAAGCTCTACTGCCGCGTCGACTACGAGAG ACTCTACATCCGCAATCATTGCCTTGGCTGTGGCCTTAAAATCGCCGCCGATGAGCTGGTGATGCGATGCCATGAGAACGTCTTCCATCTGAAGTGCTTCGCCTGCGTGGTGTGTGGAGCTCTGCTGAAGAAAGGGGAGCAGTATGTGGTCAAGCAGGGACAGCTCTTCTGCCGCTTCGACTACGAGAAGGAGGTGGAGATGCTACAGGGATACG ATTTCTATGGCGATGAGCTTTTCCCGCCCAAATTGGATGGACGAAGAGGACCCAAGCGACCAAGAACCATTCTGAACACGCAGCAGAGACGAGCCTTTAAAGCCTCCTTCGAAGTCTCACCGAAACCCTGTCGAAAAGTGAGAGAGAATCTGGCCAAGGACACCGGATTAAGCCTGAGAATTGTGCAG GTTTGGTTTCAGAACCAACGAGCCAAGGTCAAGAAGATACAGAAGAAGGCCAAGCAGGAGCCGCCCAGCAAGGGAGCCAGTGACtcgcaggactcgcaggaATCGCTGGACAGCAGTCTGGCCACCAAGATCAAGGACGAGGCGCACAGCGACAGTGAGTCGCAGCTGGAGTCGCCGTACTCGACGACCTCCGAAGGACTGACCCGGATGCGATGCACCATCAAGGACGAACAGGAGCAAGTGCCCTTCAACTGCATGGAGACCAATAAAG AGAACTGCAACAAGAACAGCGAGCCCATACTGAACACCATTCTGGGTCTGAGCTACGCCACCTTTCAGCAGCTAATGGGTCCCTTTGCCCAGACGCCCATGATCAATCCGATCGACCGACTATATAGCATGCAGAGCTCCTACTTCCGGCCGGAGGAGCTGCAGTCCTACGGCGAATGCGGCGTCAAGGACTCCATGGATCACTAG
- the LOC120447742 gene encoding uncharacterized protein LOC120447742 translates to MDENGCEDMAKDKDENGDGKDDNEDFEMLPEQILLTADCSRLVCDSYGPVLYVCGAAFSYAFRWYSTINTCLLNGKLQTLNARTHAH, encoded by the exons ATGGATGAGAATGGGTGCGAGGATATGGCCAAGGATAAGGATGAGAATGGGGATGGGAAGGACGACAACGAGGACTTTGAAATGTTGCCGGagcaaat actgctgactgctgaCTGCTCTCGTCTTGTCTGTGACTCTTATGGCCCTGTTTTGTATGTTTGTGGAGCTGCGTTCAGCTACGCATTCCGTTGGTATTCTACCATTAATACTTGTCTACTTAACGGTAAATTACAGACATTaaacgcacgcacacacgcacactga